Proteins encoded within one genomic window of Hermetia illucens chromosome 2, iHerIll2.2.curated.20191125, whole genome shotgun sequence:
- the LOC119648178 gene encoding splicing factor 3A subunit 2, which produces MDFQNRPGGKTGGGGVASWSETNRDRRERLRQLALETIDLNKDPYFMKNHLGSYECKLCLTLHNNEGSYLAHTQGKKHQANLARRAAKEAKEAPTLLAPEKPRVEPKKFVKIGRPGYRVTKQRCPETGQQSLLFQIDYPEISDNIIPRHRFMSAYEQKIEPPDRKWQYLLFAAEPYETIAFKVPSREVEKTDGKFWTYWNRDTKQFFLQFAFKLEPKIIPPPPPNLRVMGMGGVPPPPRPPMFNPVPPPPPMGVLPVPPPPM; this is translated from the coding sequence ATGGACTTTCAAAATCGTCCCGGTGGCAAAACCGGCGGCGGTGGCGTAGCCTCATGGTCGGAAACGAATCGCGACCGGCGTGAACGTCTACGTCAACTCGCCCTCGAAACCATCGATCTCAACAAGGATCCGTATTTCATGAAAAATCACTTGGGATCGTACGAGTGCAAATTGTGTCTGACCCTTCACAACAACGAAGGCAGCTACCTAGCCCACACCCAAGGCAAAAAACATCAAGCGAACCTTGCTCGTCGCGCCGCGAAGGAAGCAAAAGAAGCGCCCACCCTCCTGGCACCTGAAAAACCCCGAGTTGAACCTAAAAAATTCGTAAAAATCGGACGACCCGGCTATCGGGTGACGAAACAACGCTGCCCGGAAACGGGACAACAGTCGCTTCTCTTTCAAATCGATTATCCTGAAATTTCGGACAATATCATTCCCAGGCACCGTTTCATGTCCGCATACGAGCAGAAGATCGAACCGCCAGACCGTAAATGGCAATATTTGCTGTTTGCAGCTGAGCCGTACGAAACGATTGCATTCAAGGTGCCGTCGCGGGAGGTGGAGAAGACCGACGGGAAGTTCTGGACCTATTGGAACCGTGACACGAAGCAGTTCTTCTTGCAGTTCGCCTTTAAATTGGAGCCGAAGATTATTCCGCCGCCACCGCCGAATCTACGTGTAATGGGAATGGGTGGAGTGCCACCTCCCCCTAGGCCGCCGATGTTCAATCCGGTTCCGCCGCCACCACCCATGGGTGTGCTGCCAGTACCACCACCTCCAATGTAG